Proteins encoded together in one Amphritea japonica ATCC BAA-1530 window:
- the fdhF gene encoding formate dehydrogenase subunit alpha gives MIQIFDPKNVDYDKDYGTPASVSENLVTLEVDGVSITVPEGTSVMRAAAIADINIPKLCASDNLEAFGSCRICAVEIEGRRGTPASCTTPVDAGMKVTTQNPRLGKLRRNIMELYISDHPLDCLTCPANGNCELQDVAGEVGLRDVRYGFSGENHLDAEKDHSNPYFSFDPSKCIVCSRCVRACSEVQGTFALTIDGRGFDSKVSPGQNQDFLDSECVSCGACVQACPTSTLMEKTLIDAGQPEHSVVTTCAYCGVGCQFKAEMKGAEVIRMVPYKGGQANHGHSCVKGRFAFGYATHEDRITKPMVRDSIDQPWQEVSWDEALSFAATKLRGIQEQYGRESIGGITSSRCTNEETYLVQKLIRAAFGNNNTDTCARVCHSPTGYGLKTTLGESAGTQTFDSVMYADAVMVIGANPTDAHPVFGSLLKKRLRQGAKLIVADPRRIDLVKSPHVETQHHLTLRPGSNVAFINAMAHVIMSEGLEDKAFIDERCETEAFTAWRSFISEERHSPEHTELITGIPAAELRGAARIYASAKNAAIYYGLGVTEHSQGSSMVMGIANLALATGNIGREGVGVNPLRGQNNVQGSCDMGSFPHELPGYQHVADDEVRARFESVWGVKLDNEPGLRIPNMFDAALDGTYKGMYCQGEDIAQSDPNTNHVQAALRSLECLVVQDIFLNETAKFAHVFLPGSSFLEKDGTFTNAERRINRVRKVMPPLAGLQDWEVTQALSNALGYEMNYSHPSEIMNEIAQLTPTFTNVSYERLEELGSIQWPCNDETPDGTPTMHEESFPIGKGHFAITEYVATEERSTRKYPLLLTTGRILSQYNVGAQTRRTDNQMWHDEDVLELHPQDAEDRGINTGDYVGIASRAGETVMRAKISDRMQPGVVYTTFHHPDSGANVVTTDNSDWATNCPEYKVTAVQAVKVTEPSDWQQRYREFNQKQLGYLNKARNNEPSVAGK, from the coding sequence ATGATTCAGATCTTTGATCCCAAGAACGTCGATTACGATAAAGATTACGGCACTCCAGCCAGTGTTTCTGAAAACCTGGTTACACTGGAGGTTGATGGTGTATCCATCACCGTTCCAGAGGGTACCTCGGTCATGCGTGCAGCAGCAATTGCGGATATTAATATCCCCAAACTCTGTGCCTCTGATAACCTGGAAGCGTTTGGCTCTTGCCGTATCTGTGCGGTCGAGATTGAAGGCCGTCGCGGTACCCCAGCCTCTTGCACCACGCCTGTTGATGCAGGCATGAAAGTCACCACTCAGAACCCTCGTCTGGGTAAGCTGCGCCGTAATATTATGGAGCTGTATATCTCTGACCATCCGCTGGACTGTCTTACCTGTCCCGCTAACGGTAACTGCGAATTGCAGGATGTCGCCGGTGAAGTCGGTCTGCGTGACGTGCGTTACGGTTTCTCAGGCGAGAATCATCTGGATGCTGAGAAAGATCACTCCAACCCCTATTTCAGCTTTGATCCAAGCAAATGCATCGTCTGCTCCCGCTGCGTTCGCGCCTGTAGTGAAGTTCAGGGAACGTTCGCCCTGACCATTGATGGCCGTGGATTTGATTCCAAAGTGTCACCGGGACAGAATCAGGACTTCCTCGACTCCGAGTGTGTCTCCTGTGGCGCCTGTGTACAGGCCTGCCCGACCTCAACCCTGATGGAAAAGACCCTTATTGATGCCGGTCAGCCGGAACACAGTGTCGTGACGACTTGTGCATACTGCGGCGTTGGCTGTCAGTTTAAAGCTGAAATGAAAGGCGCTGAAGTCATCCGCATGGTGCCCTATAAAGGCGGCCAGGCAAACCATGGTCACTCCTGCGTCAAAGGTCGTTTCGCGTTTGGCTATGCGACCCATGAAGACCGTATTACCAAGCCGATGGTGCGTGATTCCATCGACCAGCCCTGGCAGGAAGTTAGCTGGGATGAAGCCCTGAGTTTTGCCGCCACCAAACTACGTGGTATTCAGGAACAGTATGGACGCGAAAGCATTGGCGGGATTACTTCCTCTCGCTGCACTAACGAAGAAACGTACCTGGTACAGAAACTGATCCGTGCAGCCTTCGGCAATAACAACACCGATACCTGCGCACGAGTTTGTCATTCCCCTACCGGTTATGGACTGAAAACCACTCTGGGCGAATCTGCCGGTACCCAGACCTTTGATTCTGTGATGTACGCCGACGCTGTGATGGTGATCGGTGCTAACCCTACCGATGCCCACCCGGTGTTTGGATCGCTGCTGAAGAAGCGTCTGCGTCAGGGTGCGAAGCTGATTGTGGCCGACCCACGCCGGATCGATCTGGTGAAGAGCCCCCATGTAGAGACACAACACCACCTGACACTGCGTCCTGGCAGCAACGTCGCCTTTATCAATGCGATGGCACACGTAATCATGAGCGAAGGGCTGGAAGATAAAGCCTTTATCGATGAACGTTGTGAAACAGAAGCCTTTACCGCATGGCGCAGCTTTATCAGCGAAGAGCGCCACTCGCCGGAGCACACCGAATTGATCACCGGAATTCCCGCTGCCGAGCTACGCGGTGCGGCGCGCATCTATGCCTCTGCTAAGAATGCGGCGATCTACTATGGCCTGGGAGTTACTGAACACAGCCAGGGGTCCAGCATGGTGATGGGAATCGCCAATCTGGCACTGGCCACCGGCAACATTGGCCGTGAAGGCGTCGGCGTTAACCCGTTACGCGGTCAGAACAACGTTCAGGGCTCCTGCGATATGGGCTCGTTCCCCCACGAGCTACCCGGCTATCAGCACGTTGCTGATGATGAAGTGCGAGCACGCTTTGAGTCTGTCTGGGGCGTGAAACTGGATAACGAACCGGGCCTGCGGATTCCAAATATGTTCGATGCAGCATTGGATGGCACCTATAAAGGGATGTACTGTCAGGGCGAAGATATCGCCCAGTCAGACCCGAATACCAACCATGTACAGGCGGCATTGCGCTCGTTAGAGTGTCTGGTGGTCCAGGATATCTTCCTTAACGAAACCGCTAAGTTTGCCCATGTATTCCTGCCTGGATCTTCATTCCTGGAAAAAGATGGCACCTTCACCAATGCAGAGCGCCGTATCAACCGGGTACGTAAAGTCATGCCACCACTGGCAGGCTTACAGGACTGGGAAGTAACTCAGGCCCTCTCTAACGCGCTGGGCTACGAGATGAATTACAGCCATCCATCCGAAATCATGAATGAGATAGCACAACTGACGCCAACCTTTACGAACGTCAGCTACGAACGGTTAGAAGAGCTGGGTAGCATTCAATGGCCCTGTAATGACGAAACCCCGGATGGCACGCCAACCATGCACGAAGAAAGCTTTCCTATCGGCAAGGGCCACTTCGCCATCACTGAGTATGTCGCTACAGAAGAGCGCTCAACCCGAAAGTATCCCCTGTTGCTGACGACGGGTCGCATTCTGTCGCAATACAATGTGGGGGCACAAACACGCCGTACCGACAACCAGATGTGGCATGATGAAGACGTGCTGGAGTTGCATCCACAGGATGCGGAAGATCGCGGTATCAATACGGGTGATTACGTCGGTATTGCCAGCCGTGCCGGTGAAACCGTGATGCGCGCCAAAATCTCTGACCGGATGCAACCGGGCGTGGTCTACACCACCTTCCATCATCCGGACAGCGGTGCCAATGTGGTTACCACCGATAACTCTGACTGGGCGACTAACTGTCCTGAGTATAAAGTCACCGCGGTACAGGCGGTGAAAGTAACCGAACCATCTGACTGGCAGCAACGCTATCGCGAATTCAACCAGAAGCAACTAGGCTATCTGAATAAAGCTCGCAATAATGAGCCCTCAGTTGCAGGTAAGTAA
- a CDS encoding formate dehydrogenase beta subunit — protein MTDSVTKSSVTTIYIPRDTTALAMGADLLATEIAAEAATRGETVEIIRNGSRGLFWLEPLVEVETASGRIAYGPVESKDIDSLFDQAFLTGETSHPLCQGLTEEIPYLKKQQRLTFARAGITDPVSLEHYQQLDGFNGLKKALQMDGQGIVDEVKTSGLRGRGGAAFPTGIKWQTVLDAKSTEARNGNQDQKYIVCNADEGDSGTFADRMVMEADPYMLIEGMTIAGLAAGADQGYIYLRSEYPVAHQILNEAIAKAEAAGFLGDNLLNSGKTFHLEVRLGAKAYICGEETSLLESLEGKRGMVRSKPPLPALVGLFGQPTIVNNVLSLAAIPYILSQGGQAYANYGMGRSLGTLPFQLAGNIKRGGLIELAFGVTLRELLEEYGGGTFSGQPMRAVQVGGPLCAYLPESQWDTPMEYESFQAIGAGLGHGGIVVFDNSVDMSEQARFSMEFCVAESCGKCTPCRIGSTRGVEVIDRIRNDDNRAANMELLEDLCETMIDGSLCAMGGMTPFPVQSAVKYFPEDFNQPKPAAKGSARS, from the coding sequence ATGACTGATTCAGTAACAAAGAGTTCAGTGACAACAATTTATATCCCCCGGGATACTACGGCACTGGCAATGGGCGCTGATCTTCTGGCAACAGAGATCGCTGCAGAAGCGGCTACCCGAGGCGAAACCGTTGAGATTATCCGTAACGGCTCCCGTGGTTTGTTCTGGCTGGAGCCCCTTGTTGAAGTTGAAACAGCCTCAGGACGTATCGCGTACGGACCCGTAGAAAGCAAAGATATTGATAGTCTGTTTGATCAGGCATTCCTCACTGGTGAGACAAGCCACCCATTGTGCCAGGGACTCACTGAAGAGATCCCCTATCTGAAAAAACAACAGCGCCTGACGTTTGCCCGTGCGGGTATCACTGACCCGGTATCACTGGAACACTATCAGCAACTTGATGGTTTCAATGGCCTGAAAAAAGCGCTACAGATGGATGGCCAGGGTATTGTTGATGAGGTAAAAACCTCCGGGCTGCGTGGTCGGGGTGGCGCGGCCTTCCCTACCGGTATCAAATGGCAAACCGTACTGGATGCGAAGTCGACTGAAGCACGTAACGGCAATCAGGATCAGAAATATATCGTCTGTAACGCCGATGAAGGCGATTCCGGAACCTTTGCTGACCGGATGGTGATGGAAGCCGACCCTTATATGCTGATCGAGGGTATGACCATCGCCGGTCTCGCCGCCGGTGCTGATCAGGGCTATATCTATCTGCGTTCAGAGTATCCGGTTGCCCATCAGATTCTCAACGAAGCGATTGCTAAAGCAGAAGCCGCCGGTTTTCTGGGCGACAACCTGCTGAATAGCGGCAAGACTTTTCATCTCGAAGTGCGTCTGGGCGCAAAAGCCTACATCTGCGGCGAAGAGACCTCTCTGCTGGAAAGCCTGGAAGGTAAGCGTGGCATGGTGCGGTCAAAACCACCACTGCCTGCGCTGGTTGGCCTGTTCGGTCAACCCACCATTGTGAATAACGTTCTCTCTCTGGCGGCTATCCCCTACATTCTGTCCCAGGGTGGTCAGGCCTATGCTAACTACGGCATGGGCCGGTCCCTCGGCACCTTGCCTTTCCAGCTGGCAGGCAATATTAAACGAGGCGGCCTGATCGAGCTGGCCTTTGGTGTCACCCTGCGTGAATTGTTAGAAGAGTACGGTGGCGGCACCTTTAGTGGCCAGCCCATGCGCGCGGTTCAGGTAGGCGGCCCTCTCTGTGCTTACCTGCCGGAAAGTCAGTGGGACACACCGATGGAGTACGAATCGTTTCAAGCGATCGGTGCCGGTCTGGGCCACGGCGGTATCGTAGTCTTCGATAACAGTGTGGATATGTCTGAGCAGGCACGTTTCTCCATGGAGTTCTGTGTCGCTGAATCCTGTGGTAAATGTACCCCTTGTCGTATCGGTTCAACCCGCGGCGTGGAAGTGATCGACCGAATTCGTAACGATGATAACCGGGCTGCCAATATGGAACTGTTAGAAGACCTGTGCGAAACCATGATCGATGGCTCCCTTTGCGCAATGGGCGGCATGACCCCCTTCCCCGTTCAGAGTGCCGTTAAGTACTTCCCGGAAGACTTTAATCAACCCAAGCCAGCAGCGAAAGGGAGTGCCCGGTCATGA